One stretch of Cryptococcus neoformans var. neoformans B-3501A chromosome 5, whole genome shotgun sequence DNA includes these proteins:
- a CDS encoding hypothetical protein (HMMPfam hit to DnaJ, DnaJ domain, score: 100.5, E(): 4e-27) translates to MSFDPGPSSNYYRNFASSADGPLQPPSPPRSPILGATLPPQQVERDLYALLNISKDASEATIRDRYRSLATTFHPDRQRSDRTREAAHAQFTEIQRAYEILTDPTKRAVYDMFGEEGLKTNWEIGPRVKTPEEMRKWFTAQAHEKRAMEAEALVKPKSDLEVVLDARAVFLSKKVFPDPNAVRHDPISRVLRIRPGRTVLKHSFEMPLSPNTQFIVEGQALSRNGRGGANVLGTVKHQFSPKFWVETGVTLMHPRIGKVKATYTVDEDQYVTASVVQSTLTAPPQLGFTYGRRLYADTTGFMLYEPGSFSIGSWGRNRPESQLNPSSLSIGLTNAKRNGAGWTVQTTAGLANSQITADWSTPIPGGLKMKFGADIGLDQSIAGFITAEGKVTDNVKAGLILQMEIGGGIILKVKINRLGQKISIPILLAERLDPVILLGSTLIPAAVYAGIYKLYLLPRKKRALKDRVKELREENKEFIRQKRQEARDAVDVMERSVEVKLAQERDRNGLIVISAHYGLASSFTERGIIVSEKIDQEGEGEIIDVTIPVQALVQDGRLYIPGGKGKHNIIGFYDPCIGENKKLRVRYLFRGKMHEVTVDDTSPLRAPVRTHVLEV, encoded by the exons ATGAGCTTCGATCCGGGCCCATCCTCAAATTACTACCGCAACTTTGCCTCGTCGGCCGACGGTCCTCTTCAAcccccatctcctccccgTTCGCCCATTCTCGGagcaactcttcctccacagcAAGTCGAAAGGGACCTTTACGCTCTTCTCAACATCTCCAAAGATGCATCGGAGGCTACCATCCGAGATCGATACCGTTCTCTCGCTACGACATTCCACCCCGACCGTCAGAGAAGCGACCGTACTCGAGAAGCAGCGCATGCTCAATTCACCGAGATCCAAAGAGCTTACGAGATCCTCACCGATCCCACGAAGCGTGCGGTGTACGATAtgtttggagaggaaggttTGAAGACGAATTGGGAGATCGGACCGAGAGTGAAGACTCCGGAGGAAATGCGAAAGTGGTTTACGGCGCAGGCGCATGAGAAGCGTGCAATGGAGGCGGAGGCGCTTGTGAAGCCAAAGAGCGACTTGGAAGTCGTCCTCGATGCACGGGCCGTGTTTCTCTCCAAAAAAGTGTTCCCAGACCCTAATGCCGTCAGACACGATCCCATCTCAAGAGTCTTGCGTATCCGACCGGGGCGAACAGTCTTGAAGCATTCTTTTGAGATGCCTCTATCGCCAAACACGCAGTTTATTGTCGAAGGCCAAGCCTTGTCGAGGAATGGTCGCGGAGGTGCCAACGTGCTGGGTACAGTGAAACACCAATTCTCTCCCAAATTCTGGGTTGAGACCGGGGTTACTTTGATGCATCCCCGGATAGGGAAAGTCAAGGCAACATATACAGTGGACGAGGATCAGTATGTTACTGCAAGTGTTGTTCAGTCTACCTTGACTGCTCCGCCCCAACTGGGATTCACCTATGGGCGAAGACTGTACGCCGACACTACAGGTTTCATGT TGTACGAGCCCggatccttctccatcggTTCATGGGGCCGCAACCGCCCGGAATCGCAACTGaacccatcttccctctccatcgGCCTCACCAACGCTAAACGTAACGGTGCCGGCTGGACAGTCCAAACCACCGCAGGTCTTGCCAACAGCCAGATCACTGCCGATTGGTCGACCCCGATCCCGGGGGGGCTGAAAATGAAATTTGGCGCTGACATTGGTTTGGATCAGTCGATCGCTGGGTTCATCACTGCTGAGGGGAAGGTGACGGATAATGTCAAAGCTGGGCTGATTTTGCAGATGGAAATCGGTGGAGGGATCATCCTAAAAGTCAA GATCAACCGTCTTGGTCAAAAGATCTCTATCCCTATCCTCCTCGCTGAGAGGCTAGACCCCGTTATCCTTCTCGGTTCCACCCTCATCCCCGCTGCAGTCTACGCAGGTATCTACAAACTCTATCTCTTACCGCGCAAGAAACGCGCTTTGAAGGATAGGGTGAAAGAGTTACGGGAGGAGAATAAAGAGTTTATCaggcagaagaggcaagaggCGAGGGATGCGGTGGATGTGATGGAGAGGTCGGTGGAAGTGAAGCTGGCGCAGGAGAGGGACAGGAATG GTCTTATCGTCATCTCCGCCCATTACGGACTCGCATCCTCATTCACTGAACGTGGTATCATCGTTTCTGAAAAGATtgaccaagaaggagaaggagagattaTCGATGTGACGATCCCTGTGCAAGCGCTTGTTCAAGATGGAAGGCTGTATATTCCTGGAGGCAAGGGAAAACATAACATCATAGGGTTCTAT GACCCGTGTATAGGCGAAAACAAGAAATTAAGAGTGAGGTATCTGTTTAGGGGGAAGATGCATGAGGTTACGGTGGATGATACGAGTCCGTTGAGAGCGCCTGTTAGGA CGCACGTTCTCGAGGTATAG
- a CDS encoding hypothetical protein (HMMPfam hit to DUF6, Integral membrane protein DUF6, score: 54.5, E(): 3e-13): MSARSPRSPKMPLTQAPVPLSPVTLSPKRGKLPSFTSSPASPTAITRRPSPDNNASVRLQMFSSSVDDWLTAKLPPGLIYFISQNVGLVFVAISELFFVLMGLTVKYFLSATQISTTTLIFVRMGITAICCVLSLWLIKRDPNPLLGPPGIRGILILRGFFGFMGLLSSYQSLRGLTLSDSVTIQFLAPSVTALLGFLFLHETLSQREILAGFFCLVGVVLVSRPPFIFGGEGKREDITLPGEGGGTRLDLPLPPGEGDQEGNDTTERAIAVTWAFVAVFFASMAYTTIRWIGNKAHALHSITYFSYTCTITCGLWLLFKPGHIVWVSSLHELLFIVTIGVRPLPSLPSFSQLTSHSFLILDFPK; the protein is encoded by the exons ATGTCTGCACGGTCGCCCCGCTCGCCCAAAATGCCTCTGACCCAGGCTCCTGTCCCATTATCCCCAGTCACTCTCTCCCcaaaaagagggaaatTACCCTCATTCACATCAAGTCCAGCTTCGCCGACTGCAATTACTCGTCGGCCATCACCTGATAATAATGCTTCTGTTCGATTGCAAATGTTCTCAAGCTCTGTCGATGACTGGCTAACAGCAAAACTCCCCCCTGGACTTATCTACTTCATCTCCCAAAATGTCGGCCTCGTCTTCGTAGCCATCTCGGAATtattcttcgtcctcatGGGTCTCACTGTCAAGTACTTTCTCTCCGCTACCCAAATATCCACCACAACTTTGATCTTTGTCCGAATGGGCATCACAGCCATCTGCTGCGTCCTATCCCTCTGGCTTATCAAGCGTGACCCTAACCCTCTCCTCGGCCCACCGGGCATACGCGGTATCCTCATCCTGCGCGGTTTCTTCGGCTTCATGGGTCTTCTGTCAAGCTATCAAAGCCTCAGAGGCCTTACCCTTTCCGATTCTGTCACAATCCAATTCCTCGCACCTAGCGTCACCGCCCTCTTAGGTTTCTTGTTCCTGCACGAGACACTCTCACAACGTGAAATACTGGCAGGCTTCTTCTGTCTGGTCGGCGTCGTGCTCGTAAGCCGTCCGCCATTCATCTTTGgcggggaagggaaaagagaagatatCACTTTaccaggagaaggtggagggaCGAGGTTGGATTTGCCCCTGCCCCCTGGGGAAGGGGATCAAGAGGGAAATGATACGACCGAAAGAGCAATAGCAGTGACATGGGCTTTTGTTGCTGTTTTCTTTGCGTCCATGGCTT ATACAACAATCAGGTGGATCGGAAACAAAGCGCACGCGCTTCATTCCATCACCTACTTTTCTTACACATGTACTATCACCTGCGGTCT ATGGCTTCTATTTAAGCCGGGTCATATCGTATGGGTCTCTTCCCTTCACGAGCTTCTATTCATCGTCACCATCGGTGTACGtcccctcccttcccttccctctttcaGCCAACTGACCAGTCACTCCTTCTTGATACTTGATTTCCCTAAATAG